In Arthrobacter burdickii, one DNA window encodes the following:
- a CDS encoding M50 family metallopeptidase, whose product MEERIVDGLARAAPPDVGIAGLIAIVLAAIALSVPRRTWRYFGLFVTVVHELGHAAAALLTLQRVTGVTLRLDHSGTTTSIGPRGWRTAFTTFWGYPVPAVAGAVLVSCAAYGWASAALSVGALILVAALVLIRNLQGVLILGGCAGAALAVVWFGGGTRAGYACLVLGLALLVGSCRDWVKVVRVHARRRDLRSSDAYLLQHATRVPSPLWLGMFALVIGMALLSSLEPLARIADLAAIG is encoded by the coding sequence ATGGAGGAGCGCATCGTCGACGGCCTGGCGCGGGCTGCACCGCCGGACGTCGGCATCGCGGGACTGATCGCGATCGTGCTGGCTGCGATCGCGCTGTCGGTGCCACGCCGTACCTGGCGGTACTTCGGCCTGTTCGTCACGGTCGTCCATGAACTCGGCCATGCGGCGGCGGCTCTCCTGACGCTGCAGCGCGTCACCGGGGTCACCCTCCGCCTCGACCATTCGGGCACGACCACCAGCATCGGGCCGCGCGGTTGGCGCACCGCCTTCACGACGTTCTGGGGGTACCCGGTGCCCGCCGTCGCCGGCGCGGTCCTCGTCTCCTGTGCTGCCTACGGATGGGCGTCGGCAGCACTGTCCGTCGGAGCGCTGATCCTGGTGGCCGCTCTCGTCCTCATCCGGAACCTGCAGGGCGTCCTCATCCTGGGCGGCTGTGCGGGAGCTGCCCTGGCGGTCGTCTGGTTCGGCGGAGGGACGCGGGCCGGCTACGCCTGCCTCGTCCTCGGCCTCGCCCTGCTCGTGGGCTCCTGCCGGGACTGGGTGAAAGTGGTGAGGGTCCATGCGCGACGGCGCGACCTTCGGTCGTCGGACGCCTACCTGCTCCAGCACGCGACACGCGTCCCGTCCCCGCTCTGGCTCGGGATGTTCGCGCTCGTCATCGGGATGGCCCTGCTGTCGTCGCTGGAACCGCTTGCGCGGATCGCGGACCTCGCAGCCATCGGATGA
- a CDS encoding kynureninase has translation MTGSFLADRAAELDAADPLAHHRTLFLGTDGDAVRSYLDGNSLGRPLATTADSLASFVTDQWGGRLIRGWDEGWLVLPEQIGDQLGRVALGAAAGQCIVADSTSVLLYKLARAAVAERPERTEIVIDRDNFPTDRFLVEGIARERGLTLRWIDVASDGGATPADVAAAVGPQTALVLLSHVAYRSGFIADVPAITRTAHDAGALVLWDLSHSVGSVPADLDAWDVDYAAGCSYKYLNGGPGAPAWAYVAKRHLATLDQPILGWLGSADPFAMGSAYQPADGIRRLVSGTPPIVGMLAMRDMITLIEEVGMAAVRSKSELLTSFAVEAVDEILAPHGVVIASPRAASERGSHITIDHPAFAGMVPELWQEGVVPDYRNPNGIRLGLSPLSTSFGEVAVAIGAIAARLASPRERAAGE, from the coding sequence ATGACCGGCTCCTTCCTGGCAGACCGCGCGGCCGAGCTCGACGCCGCCGATCCGCTCGCACACCACCGCACCCTCTTCCTCGGCACCGACGGCGACGCCGTGCGCTCCTACCTCGACGGCAACTCGCTCGGGCGTCCATTGGCGACGACGGCAGACAGCCTCGCCTCGTTCGTCACGGACCAGTGGGGCGGCCGCCTCATCAGGGGCTGGGACGAGGGGTGGCTGGTCCTGCCGGAACAGATCGGCGACCAGCTGGGCCGGGTGGCGCTGGGTGCTGCCGCCGGACAGTGCATCGTGGCGGACTCGACGAGCGTCCTGCTGTACAAGCTCGCCCGGGCCGCGGTGGCGGAGCGTCCGGAGCGGACGGAGATCGTCATCGACCGTGACAACTTCCCGACGGACCGCTTCCTCGTCGAGGGCATCGCGCGCGAGCGCGGGCTCACGCTCCGCTGGATCGACGTGGCGTCCGACGGCGGTGCGACACCCGCCGACGTCGCCGCCGCCGTCGGCCCCCAAACGGCCCTCGTCCTGCTCAGCCACGTCGCCTACCGCTCCGGCTTCATCGCCGACGTACCGGCCATCACCCGGACCGCCCACGACGCCGGCGCCCTCGTGCTCTGGGACCTGAGCCACTCCGTCGGCTCCGTTCCGGCCGACCTGGACGCGTGGGACGTCGACTATGCGGCTGGCTGCAGCTACAAGTACCTGAACGGCGGGCCGGGCGCTCCCGCCTGGGCCTACGTGGCAAAGCGGCACCTGGCCACGCTCGACCAGCCGATTCTCGGCTGGCTGGGCAGCGCCGATCCCTTCGCGATGGGGTCCGCGTACCAACCGGCGGACGGCATCCGCCGCCTGGTCTCGGGTACGCCGCCCATCGTGGGCATGCTGGCGATGCGCGACATGATCACCCTGATCGAGGAGGTCGGCATGGCGGCGGTGCGCAGCAAGTCCGAACTCCTGACGTCCTTCGCCGTCGAGGCGGTCGACGAGATCCTGGCGCCCCACGGGGTGGTCATCGCCTCGCCACGGGCCGCATCCGAGCGGGGAAGTCACATCACGATCGACCACCCGGCCTTCGCCGGGATGGTGCCGGAGCTGTGGCAGGAAGGGGTCGTGCCCGACTACCGGAACCCGAACGGGATCCGGCTGGGACTCTCACCCCTGTCGACGTCGTTCGGTGAAGTGGCGGTCGCCATCGGCGCCATCGCCGCTCGTCTCGCCTCGCCACGGGAACGGGCAGCGGGGGAGTAG
- a CDS encoding MaoC/PaaZ C-terminal domain-containing protein codes for MARDTVLPALPGLPALYRRAVTLAAQRSLGRAAAPSVLPAVRHRVDGVRTDLAALTRFQRLIGSAGRDQLPSAYLHTLAFPVAMSVLARPDFPLPLLGMVHLSNEVHQDRQVSAFEPLDVVAYAENLRPHAAGTQLDVVTEISAGDHRVWTGRSVYLARGVRLADTAPEQRREDRPPFAAPTPTGVWTLDGGIGRRYAAVSGDWNPIHLSGPTAKALGRTTPIAHGMYLAARMVDQAVAAPSGGLDWRIDFAAPVPLPGVVTTSFSRTPGDGGGRIDAIGWSAKRRRPHFTGWVRAD; via the coding sequence ATGGCGCGTGACACGGTCCTGCCTGCGCTGCCGGGGCTTCCCGCGCTCTACCGGCGTGCCGTCACCCTGGCCGCGCAGCGCTCGCTGGGGCGTGCGGCCGCGCCGTCCGTGCTCCCTGCCGTCCGGCACCGCGTCGACGGTGTCCGGACCGACCTCGCGGCGCTCACCCGGTTCCAGCGGCTGATCGGGTCTGCGGGGCGGGACCAGCTTCCGTCGGCCTACCTCCACACCCTCGCCTTCCCGGTGGCCATGAGCGTCCTCGCGCGCCCCGACTTCCCCCTGCCCCTGCTGGGCATGGTGCACCTCAGCAATGAAGTGCACCAGGACCGGCAGGTCAGCGCTTTCGAGCCGCTCGACGTCGTGGCCTACGCCGAGAACCTGCGCCCCCATGCGGCCGGCACCCAGCTGGACGTCGTCACGGAGATCTCGGCAGGGGATCACCGCGTCTGGACGGGCCGCTCGGTCTACCTGGCCCGAGGAGTCCGGCTGGCTGACACGGCTCCGGAACAGCGGCGCGAGGACCGCCCGCCCTTCGCCGCGCCCACCCCCACCGGTGTCTGGACCCTCGATGGGGGCATCGGCCGCCGCTACGCCGCCGTGTCGGGGGACTGGAACCCGATCCACCTCAGCGGGCCGACGGCGAAGGCATTGGGCAGGACGACGCCGATCGCCCACGGCATGTACCTGGCCGCGCGCATGGTGGACCAGGCTGTGGCCGCTCCCTCCGGTGGCCTGGACTGGCGCATCGACTTCGCCGCCCCCGTGCCGCTGCCCGGAGTCGTCACGACGTCGTTCTCGCGGACGCCCGGCGACGGGGGCGGGCGGATCGACGCGATCGGCTGGTCGGCCAAGCGCCGGCGACCGCACTTCACGGGATGGGTGCGCGCGGACTAA
- a CDS encoding 3-oxoacyl-ACP reductase — MADNYLDLVNTSLPGRIAKALGLPRPSVLRRYTPGEALAEMPVLVTGSGAGADALADQLLGWDIEVRRHVLPGEKLSAAIVVLDRAAAPADLAAPMLELGQAVKLLVPGGRVVGIFRSPAETADPAEAAARQGVDGALRSVAHELRGGATANGIILRGAATTTDPTTLGALRFFLSGRSAYVDGQFLDVAVAPAESVAEFAAATTAEGEGVPDRPLAGRTAVVTGAARGIGAKIAEVLARDGARVVAVDVPAAGEQLAQVANRAGGTALQVDITEPEAAARILEHVGQRYGVLDIVVHNAGITRDKLLANMDAARWDSVIAVNIASQLRMNEQILASPVFSATGRIISLASTSGIAGNRGQSNYAASKAGVIGMVRAQGAAFDGSARTINAVAPGFIETDMTAKIPPLRRQVARRLSSLQQGGLPVDVAETIAFLASDAAAGINGQVVRVCGQNLVGA, encoded by the coding sequence ATGGCCGACAACTACCTGGACCTCGTCAATACGTCGCTGCCCGGCAGGATCGCCAAGGCCCTCGGGTTGCCGCGGCCCTCGGTCCTCCGGCGCTACACCCCGGGTGAGGCCCTTGCTGAGATGCCGGTGCTCGTCACCGGGTCGGGCGCCGGAGCGGATGCGCTCGCCGACCAGCTGCTCGGCTGGGACATCGAGGTGCGCCGCCACGTCCTTCCGGGCGAGAAGCTCAGTGCGGCCATCGTGGTCCTCGACCGGGCAGCAGCACCGGCGGACCTCGCCGCCCCGATGCTCGAACTCGGGCAGGCGGTGAAGCTCCTGGTCCCCGGAGGGCGGGTGGTCGGTATCTTCCGGTCCCCGGCCGAGACGGCCGACCCCGCCGAGGCTGCTGCGCGGCAGGGCGTCGACGGAGCCCTGCGATCCGTGGCCCACGAACTGCGCGGGGGAGCGACCGCCAACGGGATCATCCTGCGCGGCGCCGCCACGACGACGGACCCGACCACCCTCGGTGCACTCCGGTTCTTCCTGTCCGGCAGGAGCGCCTACGTGGACGGGCAGTTCCTCGACGTGGCGGTCGCCCCTGCGGAAAGCGTCGCCGAGTTCGCTGCAGCCACCACGGCGGAGGGCGAAGGCGTCCCCGACCGGCCGCTCGCGGGCAGGACGGCCGTGGTCACCGGTGCGGCGCGCGGTATCGGCGCGAAGATCGCCGAGGTCCTCGCCCGCGACGGCGCCCGCGTGGTCGCCGTCGACGTACCGGCTGCAGGGGAGCAGCTCGCCCAGGTCGCCAACCGGGCCGGTGGCACCGCCCTCCAGGTCGACATCACCGAACCCGAAGCCGCGGCGCGCATCCTCGAGCATGTGGGGCAGCGCTACGGCGTCCTGGACATCGTCGTGCACAACGCCGGCATCACCCGGGACAAGCTGCTGGCCAACATGGACGCGGCACGGTGGGATTCCGTGATCGCGGTGAACATCGCCTCCCAGCTGCGGATGAACGAGCAGATCCTCGCCTCGCCCGTCTTCTCCGCGACCGGTCGCATCATCAGCCTCGCCTCGACGAGCGGCATCGCCGGCAACCGCGGACAGAGCAACTACGCGGCGTCGAAGGCGGGAGTGATCGGCATGGTCCGCGCGCAGGGCGCAGCCTTCGACGGAAGCGCCCGGACCATCAATGCGGTGGCGCCAGGATTCATCGAGACGGACATGACCGCGAAGATCCCGCCGCTCCGGCGGCAGGTCGCCCGCCGGCTGAGCAGCCTGCAGCAGGGCGGCCTTCCCGTGGACGTCGCGGAGACCATCGCCTTCCTGGCTTCCGATGCTGCAGCCGGCATCAACGGGCAGGTGGTCCGCGTCTGCGGGCAGAACCTGGTGGGCGCGTGA
- a CDS encoding acetyl-CoA C-acetyltransferase, whose protein sequence is MADQAGAQNTAPSLRTAVVIGGNRIPFARSGGAYAYSSNKDMLIAALDGLVARFGLQGERIGEVAAGAVLKHSRDFNLTREAVLGSALSPETPAYDLQQACATGLETVVGLSNKIKLGQIESGIAGGVDSASDAPIVVSEGLRRVLLDLSRARTTQQKIKALSALRPKDLSPNAPTTSEPRTGLSMGEHQALTTAAWGITREAQDELAYRSHQNLAEAYERGFFTDLMTPYRGLTRDANLRADTSLEKLAGLKPVFGKGLDTPATMTAGNSTPLTDGAALVLLGSEEYATANNLPMLANIVDAEAAAVDFVHGEEGLLMGGVHAVPRLLERNGLTFEDFDFFEIHEAFAATVLSALAAWEDPDYCKRVLGLDGALGSIDRSKLNVNGSSLAAGHPFAATGGRIVASLAKTLSEKGGRGLISICAAGGQGVVAILEARN, encoded by the coding sequence ATGGCAGATCAGGCCGGCGCGCAGAACACCGCCCCGTCACTCCGCACGGCAGTCGTCATCGGCGGCAACCGTATCCCGTTCGCCCGCTCCGGCGGCGCCTACGCCTACTCGTCCAACAAGGACATGCTCATCGCCGCGCTGGACGGCCTTGTGGCCCGCTTCGGCCTGCAGGGCGAGCGCATCGGCGAAGTGGCCGCCGGCGCGGTCCTGAAGCACTCCCGCGACTTCAACCTCACCCGCGAAGCGGTCCTCGGTTCCGCCCTCTCGCCCGAGACCCCCGCCTACGATCTCCAGCAGGCCTGCGCCACCGGACTGGAGACCGTGGTGGGTCTGTCCAACAAGATCAAGCTCGGCCAGATCGAGTCCGGCATCGCCGGCGGGGTCGATTCCGCCTCGGATGCCCCGATCGTGGTGAGCGAAGGCCTGCGGCGGGTGCTGCTCGATCTCTCGCGCGCCCGGACCACGCAGCAGAAGATCAAGGCGCTCAGTGCCCTCCGCCCGAAGGACCTCTCACCGAACGCGCCCACCACCAGCGAGCCGCGCACCGGCCTGTCCATGGGGGAGCACCAGGCCCTCACCACGGCAGCCTGGGGCATCACCCGGGAGGCTCAGGACGAGCTCGCCTACCGTAGCCACCAGAACCTCGCCGAAGCCTACGAGCGCGGCTTCTTCACCGACCTCATGACCCCCTACCGCGGCCTGACCCGGGACGCGAATCTCCGCGCCGATACCTCTCTGGAGAAGCTGGCCGGCCTCAAGCCCGTCTTCGGCAAGGGACTCGACACGCCGGCCACGATGACTGCCGGCAATTCGACGCCGCTTACCGACGGCGCCGCCCTCGTCCTGCTCGGCAGCGAGGAATACGCCACGGCCAACAACCTGCCGATGCTCGCGAACATCGTCGACGCCGAAGCCGCGGCGGTCGACTTCGTCCACGGCGAGGAGGGCCTGCTCATGGGAGGCGTCCACGCCGTGCCCCGCCTGCTGGAGCGCAACGGGCTCACGTTCGAGGACTTCGACTTCTTCGAGATCCACGAGGCCTTCGCGGCGACCGTGCTCAGCGCGCTCGCCGCCTGGGAGGACCCGGACTACTGCAAGCGCGTCCTCGGGCTCGACGGAGCGCTCGGCAGCATCGACCGCTCGAAGCTCAACGTCAACGGCTCCTCGCTCGCGGCCGGGCATCCCTTCGCCGCCACCGGCGGGAGGATCGTCGCGTCGCTCGCCAAGACGTTGTCCGAGAAAGGCGGACGAGGCCTCATCTCCATCTGCGCCGCAGGCGGCCAGGGCGTCGTCGCGATCCTCGAGGCGAGGAACTGA
- a CDS encoding TetR/AcrR family transcriptional regulator — protein MKSVPTLLVTPEESLPDVPEGAAEALTNDTANGTPTVTDGRSSRWKEHRAERRRQLIKTARRAISTLGPGASMEDIAAAADTSKSVYYRYFGDKTGLQRAMAEVVIAQMQQKVLDAAKAAPTPREGLYSMVLAYLQMARTSPNVYAFVTRVGIAESTAADDGTQDTLAHFLAAVTEMLSRPMRAVLRPDRSVGPDGAVPQYWPAAAIGMVRAAGEHWLCSPDGPDKPTEEQMARHITGWLFDGISRYEALVPPAPRRSPSSPETLRSAKDTP, from the coding sequence ATGAAGTCTGTGCCGACCCTGCTGGTCACCCCCGAGGAGAGTCTCCCTGACGTTCCAGAGGGGGCGGCCGAGGCCCTCACCAACGACACGGCGAACGGCACGCCGACGGTGACGGACGGCCGTTCCAGCCGCTGGAAGGAGCACCGCGCCGAGAGGCGGCGGCAGCTCATCAAGACGGCGAGGCGGGCGATCAGCACCCTCGGACCCGGGGCGTCCATGGAGGACATCGCCGCCGCCGCCGACACGTCCAAGTCGGTCTACTACCGCTACTTCGGTGACAAGACCGGACTGCAGCGGGCCATGGCCGAGGTGGTCATCGCCCAGATGCAGCAGAAGGTGCTCGACGCCGCAAAGGCCGCACCGACGCCGCGGGAAGGCCTGTACTCGATGGTGCTGGCGTACCTCCAGATGGCCCGGACCTCCCCCAACGTCTATGCCTTCGTCACCCGGGTGGGGATCGCCGAGTCCACGGCCGCCGACGACGGCACCCAGGACACACTCGCCCATTTCCTCGCGGCGGTCACCGAGATGCTCTCGCGGCCGATGCGAGCCGTGCTGCGCCCCGACCGGTCCGTGGGGCCCGATGGCGCCGTGCCCCAGTACTGGCCGGCAGCAGCGATCGGCATGGTCCGGGCGGCCGGGGAGCACTGGCTCTGCTCCCCTGACGGGCCTGACAAGCCCACCGAGGAGCAGATGGCCCGCCACATCACCGGCTGGCTCTTCGACGGCATCAGCCGGTACGAAGCCCTTGTTCCCCCGGCTCCCCGACGTTCCCCGTCTTCCCCTGAAACCCTCCGATCCGCGAAGGACACGCCATGA
- a CDS encoding acyl-CoA dehydrogenase family protein — MTQTISGPQQIPATVDIRDDEQATVDTAELGQLLLGRWAHVRRVARELVGRPELHKIEGLTHHDHRRRCLDQLHYLVEQKAVHRAFPTAFGGDGDHGGNVAGFEELVVADPSLQIKAGVQWGLFGSAVMHLGTEKHHEAWLPGIMNMEIPGCFAMTETGHGSDVASIATTATFDPATDEFVIHTPFRAAWKDYIGNGAIDGRAAVVFAQLITNGVNHGVHGLYVELRNEDGTFKPGVGGEDDGIKGGLNGIDNGRLHFTDVRVPRTNLLNRYGDVAPDGSYSSPIASPGRRFFTMLGTLVQGRVSLDGAAVAASKLALTAAITYSTQRRQFNASSDLREEVLMDYQRHQRRLLPRLAATYAAAFAHEELLEKLDDVFSGDHDTDEDRQDLETLAAAFKPLSTWLALDTLQECREATGGQGFLIENRFASLRADLDVYVTFEGDNNVLLQLVAKRLLTDYAKEFKGVDFGVLARYAVSQAAGRTLHRSGLRRVAQTVADSGSGKKSAIALRDEDTQHELLTDRVQSRVAELAAELRGAKGKSQEESAALFNEHQNELIEVAHAHAELLQWEAFTRGLQQIKDPGTREILTRLRDLFGLCLIEKDLAWFLMNGRLSSQRARTLDGYINRLLAKIRPHALDLVEAFGYGPEHVRSAIAGGAEQQRQEEAVEYARRHRASGDAPIDEKTLLARSATERKARKAGRARAKR, encoded by the coding sequence ATGACCCAGACCATCTCCGGCCCCCAGCAGATTCCCGCCACGGTCGACATCAGGGACGACGAACAGGCCACCGTGGACACAGCGGAGCTCGGCCAACTGCTCCTCGGCAGGTGGGCGCACGTGCGGCGGGTTGCGCGGGAACTCGTCGGCCGCCCCGAGCTGCACAAGATCGAGGGGCTCACCCATCACGACCACCGCCGGCGGTGCCTCGACCAGCTCCACTACCTGGTGGAGCAGAAGGCGGTCCACCGCGCCTTCCCGACAGCCTTCGGCGGGGACGGCGACCACGGCGGCAACGTCGCAGGGTTCGAGGAACTCGTCGTCGCCGACCCCTCGCTCCAGATCAAGGCCGGCGTGCAGTGGGGGCTCTTCGGCTCGGCCGTCATGCACCTGGGCACCGAGAAGCACCACGAGGCCTGGCTACCCGGCATCATGAACATGGAGATCCCGGGCTGCTTCGCGATGACCGAGACGGGCCACGGCAGCGACGTCGCGAGCATCGCGACCACGGCCACCTTCGACCCGGCGACCGACGAGTTCGTCATCCACACGCCCTTCCGGGCTGCCTGGAAGGACTACATCGGCAACGGGGCCATCGACGGGCGCGCCGCCGTCGTCTTCGCGCAGCTCATCACCAACGGGGTCAACCACGGCGTGCACGGCCTCTACGTGGAACTGCGCAACGAGGACGGAACCTTCAAGCCCGGGGTGGGCGGCGAGGACGACGGGATCAAGGGCGGCCTCAACGGCATCGACAATGGCCGGCTGCACTTCACGGACGTCCGGGTGCCCCGCACCAACCTGCTGAACCGCTACGGCGACGTCGCACCGGACGGCTCCTACTCCTCGCCCATCGCCTCCCCTGGCCGCCGCTTCTTCACCATGCTCGGGACCCTCGTGCAGGGCCGCGTCTCGCTCGACGGCGCCGCCGTCGCCGCGAGCAAGCTCGCGCTGACCGCGGCCATCACCTACTCCACCCAGCGCCGCCAGTTCAACGCGTCGTCGGACCTCAGGGAAGAGGTGCTGATGGACTACCAGCGGCACCAGCGCCGGCTCCTGCCGCGCCTCGCAGCAACCTACGCCGCGGCCTTCGCCCACGAGGAACTCCTCGAGAAGCTCGACGACGTGTTCTCCGGCGACCACGACACCGACGAGGACCGCCAGGACCTCGAGACGCTGGCCGCCGCCTTCAAGCCGCTCAGCACCTGGCTGGCGCTCGACACGCTGCAGGAGTGCCGCGAGGCGACGGGTGGCCAGGGCTTCCTCATCGAGAACCGGTTCGCGTCACTGCGCGCCGACCTGGACGTCTACGTCACGTTCGAGGGCGACAACAACGTCCTGCTGCAGCTCGTCGCCAAGCGCCTGCTGACCGACTACGCGAAGGAGTTCAAGGGCGTCGACTTCGGCGTCCTTGCGCGGTACGCGGTGTCCCAGGCAGCAGGCAGGACCCTCCACCGCTCGGGCCTCCGCCGCGTCGCGCAGACCGTCGCGGATTCCGGGTCCGGGAAGAAGTCGGCCATCGCACTGCGTGACGAGGACACGCAGCACGAACTCCTGACGGACCGGGTGCAGTCCCGCGTGGCGGAACTCGCCGCCGAACTGCGTGGCGCCAAGGGCAAGTCGCAGGAGGAGTCGGCGGCCCTGTTCAACGAGCACCAGAACGAGCTCATCGAGGTGGCCCACGCCCACGCCGAGCTGCTGCAGTGGGAGGCGTTCACACGGGGCCTCCAGCAGATCAAGGACCCGGGCACGCGGGAGATCCTCACGCGCCTGCGCGACCTGTTCGGCCTGTGCCTGATCGAGAAGGACCTGGCCTGGTTCCTCATGAACGGACGGCTGTCCTCCCAGCGAGCGCGGACACTCGACGGCTACATCAACCGCCTGCTGGCCAAGATCCGTCCGCATGCCCTCGACCTCGTCGAAGCCTTCGGGTACGGGCCCGAGCACGTGCGCTCCGCCATCGCCGGCGGTGCGGAGCAGCAGCGCCAGGAGGAAGCCGTCGAGTACGCACGGCGCCACCGCGCGAGCGGGGACGCCCCGATCGACGAGAAGACGCTCCTGGCGCGCTCAGCCACGGAGAGGAAAGCCCGCAAGGCCGGAAGGGCGCGCGCCAAGCGCTGA
- the glgA gene encoding glycogen synthase: MRVDIVTKEFPPEIYGGAGVHVAELSRVLAPQVDLRVHAFGAARPEDYHGASVRSYGVPEGLAGANAAVQTLGTDLQMLDAIGGADLVHSHTWYANMAGHLASLLHGIPHVLSAHSLEPLRPWKAEQLGGGYALSSWVEKTSYEAAAAVIAVSAGMRADILRSYPDVDPGKVHVVHNGIDVAQWSRDEDDDALRAHGIDPDRPSVVFVGRNTRQKGVPYLLRAAAHLPADVQLVLCLGAADTPELAAETEVLISDLRERRGSVVLIEKMLPRREVIQILSHATVFACPSIYEPLGIVNLEAMACGAAVVASATGGIPEVIDDGVTGTLVPLEQVQDGTGTPLDPEKFVADFAAALNALVEDPARATAMGAAGRERAERHFDWGSIAETTLGVYRSVL; the protein is encoded by the coding sequence GTGCGAGTAGACATTGTGACCAAGGAGTTCCCGCCCGAGATCTATGGTGGCGCGGGGGTGCACGTCGCCGAACTGAGCAGGGTCCTTGCGCCGCAGGTGGACCTCCGGGTCCACGCATTCGGTGCAGCCCGGCCGGAGGACTACCACGGCGCATCCGTGCGTTCGTACGGCGTTCCGGAGGGGCTCGCCGGAGCGAACGCCGCCGTGCAGACCCTCGGCACAGACCTCCAGATGCTGGACGCCATCGGTGGCGCCGACCTCGTGCACTCGCACACCTGGTACGCCAACATGGCCGGGCACCTCGCGTCCTTGCTGCACGGCATCCCGCACGTCCTGAGCGCGCACAGCCTCGAGCCGCTGCGCCCCTGGAAGGCCGAGCAGCTCGGTGGCGGCTACGCCCTCTCGTCCTGGGTGGAGAAGACCTCCTACGAGGCGGCCGCGGCCGTCATCGCCGTGTCCGCCGGCATGCGGGCCGACATCCTCCGCAGCTATCCCGACGTCGACCCCGGCAAGGTGCACGTGGTCCACAACGGCATCGACGTCGCGCAGTGGTCGCGCGACGAGGACGACGACGCCCTCCGCGCCCACGGCATCGACCCGGACCGCCCGAGCGTGGTCTTCGTGGGCCGCAATACGCGGCAGAAGGGAGTGCCGTACCTCCTCCGTGCCGCCGCCCACCTGCCGGCCGACGTGCAGCTCGTCCTCTGCCTCGGCGCCGCCGACACACCGGAGCTGGCGGCCGAGACCGAGGTGCTCATCTCGGACCTGCGCGAGCGGCGCGGCTCCGTGGTGCTGATCGAGAAGATGCTGCCGCGGCGCGAGGTCATCCAGATCCTCAGTCACGCCACCGTGTTCGCCTGCCCGTCCATCTACGAACCCCTCGGCATCGTTAACCTCGAGGCGATGGCCTGCGGCGCCGCCGTCGTCGCCTCGGCCACGGGAGGCATCCCGGAGGTGATCGACGACGGCGTGACCGGAACCCTGGTGCCCCTCGAACAGGTCCAGGACGGCACGGGGACGCCCCTGGACCCGGAGAAGTTCGTGGCCGATTTCGCTGCGGCGCTCAACGCTCTCGTCGAGGACCCCGCGAGGGCGACCGCCATGGGCGCGGCAGGGCGCGAGCGGGCGGAGCGGCACTTCGACTGGGGCTCGATCGCGGAGACGACGCTCGGGGTGTACCGCAGCGTCCTCTGA
- a CDS encoding transglutaminase family protein, which produces MTRLLIEHRTGYDYRGRVSLSYNEARMTPLTDPQQVVLESTLKVSPSSAAVSTYRDYWGTRVTSFDLHVPHEHLEVTALSTVEVSRVERVPGEAEILSWEDLAAPSLTDEFADWLAQTNLSEPGEEVRALVADLAGDRNPHETARAVFDWLRQQMDYVQGATGVQTSARDAWAERAGVCQDLAHVAIGALRSLGIPARYISGYLHPRRSAGIGETVAGQSHAWVEWYDGEWRGWDPTNSGPVSDFHVSVARGRDYRDVSPLKGILSGGGGSTLNVTVAITRVA; this is translated from the coding sequence ATGACACGCCTGCTGATCGAGCACCGCACCGGCTACGACTACCGCGGCCGGGTCTCGCTGTCCTACAACGAGGCCCGTATGACCCCCCTCACCGACCCGCAGCAGGTGGTCCTCGAGTCCACCCTGAAGGTCAGTCCGTCGAGCGCCGCCGTGTCCACCTACCGGGACTACTGGGGCACCCGCGTGACGTCGTTCGACCTCCATGTGCCGCACGAGCACCTCGAGGTCACGGCCCTCTCCACCGTCGAGGTCAGCCGGGTGGAGCGCGTACCCGGCGAGGCCGAGATCCTGTCCTGGGAGGACCTCGCCGCCCCGTCCCTCACCGACGAGTTCGCCGACTGGCTGGCCCAGACGAACCTCAGCGAGCCGGGCGAGGAGGTGCGCGCGCTGGTCGCCGACCTCGCGGGCGACCGCAACCCCCACGAGACGGCACGGGCTGTGTTCGACTGGCTGCGGCAGCAGATGGACTACGTCCAGGGCGCCACCGGCGTGCAGACGAGCGCCCGCGACGCCTGGGCGGAACGTGCGGGCGTCTGCCAGGACCTCGCGCACGTCGCGATCGGAGCCCTGCGCAGCCTCGGCATCCCCGCGCGGTACATCTCCGGCTACCTGCACCCCCGCCGCAGCGCTGGTATCGGTGAGACGGTCGCCGGGCAGTCGCACGCCTGGGTGGAGTGGTACGACGGCGAGTGGCGCGGCTGGGATCCGACCAACAGCGGCCCGGTGAGCGACTTCCACGTGTCCGTGGCCCGCGGCCGAGACTACCGCGATGTCTCCCCGCTCAAGGGGATCCTGTCCGGTGGTGGGGGATCGACGCTCAACGTGACGGTCGCCATCACCAGGGTCGCCTAG